The genomic stretch cgtttggtaaaaactttgccgaagtagaaatccgtttggtaaaaaaattaacctcGGTAGGATTTATTAAccggcaagatttttaacttcagaagatttttggccaactttgagaagcaatttttttttacttctccaccttagaattacttctttgatcacaccgaccaccaccggccgcccatcgccgaccaccgcggCCGCCGCCGCGATCGTCGCCGTTGGTCGCCGCCGCCTCCCGCCGCCCTGGTTGCCCCGCCCGCCGCCTCCGCGGccgaagtaaaaatttgtttcggttatcaaacgcatttctctgtcagaaatcaacttatgaagcagaaatagaaaaaactacttttactaaaaagcagaagctgaaaaattcacttcttgctTGAATGACTTCTGGAACcgagaagtgttatcatgcactaCCTTAATCCAACATCAGTCAACTCCATGCAGCACACGCCTCACACAGTGGGTGCAAACGCAACGAACTCAGAAGAGGTAGGGGTCCATAGAAAGTAAGGCTAGTCAAAATAATAATGGAATATTTCGATAGTACCACACCAAAGTACATCAGACTAGTTCAATCTTCAATGAGTAGCTAAAGATGCCTTCACTTCATAATTATTGAGAGCATGCAACCTTAGTTTGATACCTTCACCCGAGAGATTACCAAGAGAGTCCAAGTCCGAGTCcatcaatatatccaattggacCAAACTTCATTTAAAAGTTTATGCTAATGAGTTATCAgccaattatgatatattaactgctcaacaccacatcaattctccgatatgagatttctctaacacaactcactcacacATGGATCTTAAGAATCCCCCCCTCGCAAGTGAACTTAGAGTTAGATCTCACTCCCCCTCAATTCATGTATCGTTTTGCATCAACTTATCCCAACTTCATCTCTACAGTGCCGCGTTGCTTCACCACAACGCTCACTTACTCGAAAACGGCAATAATCGGAGCACGCCGTAAAAAGCCTGATACCTTCATCggggagattgccaagagggagTTAAAGCCCGTCAACACATCCAATTGGACCCACTTTCACGCAAAAGTTTAAACCAATGAATTATCAgccaattataatatattacctgctccacaccacatcaatttttcgatgttggatttttctaacacaactcaatCACACGTGTATCCtataacaatctccccctcacatgCAAGCTCAATGCTAGGTCTCGCTCCCCGCTtccccttaattcaagtatctttttgcatcaacttatctcaagttgaatctcaACACCCAATTgcatatattaactactccacaccacatcaatttttcgatattggatttttctaacacaactcaatCACACGTGTATTCTACAACAATCTCCTCCTCACATGCGAGCTCAATGCTAGGTCTCGCTCCCCGCTTCCCCTTAATTCGGGTATCTTTttgcatcaacttatctcaagttgaatctcaACACCCAATTgcatatattaattgctccacaccacatcaatttttcgatgttgaatttttctaacacaacttaaTCACACATGTATCCtataacaatctccccctcacatgCGATCTCAATGTTAGGTCTCGCTCCCCGCTtccccttaattcaagtatctttttgcatcaacttatctcaagttaAATCTCAACACCCAACTGCATATATTAATTGTtacacaccacatcaatttttcgatgttgcatttttctaacacaactcaatCACATGCGTATCCtataacaatctccccctcacatgCAAGTTCAATGTTAGGTTTCCCCTTAATTCGGGTATCTTTTtacatcaacttatctcaagttgaatctcaACACCCAACCGCATCTCTACAAGCCCACGTCGTATCCTAACAATCTTCCCATCATGTGCGAGTTCAATCTTATCTCAAATTTAATTCGGGTATCTCAAATCGCAATCATCGGCTCTGATACTATTTGATGGGAGCACGCAGCGTAAGTTCGATACTTTTACCCGTGAAGATTGCCAAGAGGAAATCCAAGTCCGAACCTGTCAATATATTTAGTTGGactcaccttcactcaaaagtttaagtcaatAAGTTGTCAGccaactagaatatattaattgtttcacatcatatcaattcttcgatgtgggattctctaacacaactcactcatGCATCCTAATAATAATGACCAACATTCAATGGCTCTCATCCTATTATGTTTGCTGCAATTGCTTGCAGCAAACATAGACAAGATAGAATACTTTGGCTAGTCGGCCGAAAAAAATCATGCTATCACTTTGGTTCACTTTGGTTCAACAAGATTGGCAACGTTCTTGATGTCGAATCACAAACAACAATATTTTACGTAAGAAAGCAATTGATATTATTGGCAGGAAATCATACATAACGATTATGGTCGCCCCAGTTCAACTTCAGGAAGTCATAAGCATCCAATATATTTTCCACTAGGTAATTACGAAAGGTTAAATGTCCAATACCTAGTTTAATGCAAAACCTGAGGCAATCTAATGAGCCATATAAACCAACGATATGCAAGTTATTTTCTCCATCTAACATCAAGAATAATGAGATCATTTGGGAGATTCCACCCAGAATGTATGACCTATCTAAATCTAAGTACATTATAGTAGGCCAACAATGTCAAAGTTGAGAAGCATATAAACCTTTAGATACTTTTAAAACAATGTATACAATGCGAACGGAAATTATAACATCACCACCAAGAAGCAACATGGGTggggataaaaaaagaaatcaaaacttgGAAACGCCATCGACTTTCGGAAGCAAAAACCAAACAGATTAATGAGTCGAAAGcattgtgaaaaaaatgaacCTAGAAGCCAACAGAAGAACCACGCAACATTAAAAAATGTCTCATAGATTCCATCGCTGAGAACTTTTAGGAGTCACTGCGATAGGAGCGGGTCACGTCATGGCAATCTCACATCAATAAAGATCTCGCACAAATTGGAAGAGTGTCAAATGTGGTATCAGCAGCACCCTCAAAATCACTTCACggaagaaaagggcaaaagttCTAAGTGGGAAAGTTTAAGAAGATGGCATCGAAGCCAATAGTAAAGCCACTGCTTCAAAAACTGTACCAGGAAAACCAGAATATTCACCGATACGCAACTAGTTGCACTATCATTCACCCAGGTCAGATGGTGGGGGTGATGCAAATTTCACTGACGGTTAGGAGTTCAAGTCTGAACATATTGTGTTATCTTTTTCctcaaaaaggagaaagaaaacttTAGATTAGTTGTTTGCCAGATTAACAACAGACGGAGCTTCAGCTCAGTGGGTTTCGGCAATGAAGAAATAAAGAGGGCAGGGGTTCAATTCCCTCCCCGTCATTAAATTTTCTCACAAACGTCCAAGATCCAGAATAAacaccaatttttttaataggtgCATTAGGCAGAAAGTATTCAGAACCAGACTAGCGTTTGGTCCAGTACTCCATTGAATGACCAGTCCCGGTCTGGTTATCAAAACATGGTTACAGGAAGACAGCAAGATGGAGCAACTCAAATATCATTGTCAAATTGAGCGATGCTAGCTTCAAGATTGGTGTGCACCAGCAAAAAATTGGGCACACGGAGTCAAGCATACGGTCGTGTTAGATTAACTTGGTCCATGGTCCATAAACAGGGTAGTTACAGAGAGCAAAGAAACAAAGGCAATGTGAAAATGGCGCGCTGGTATGGGGTTCAATGGGCTTACCAGATTCAGTAAAATTTTGTCAAGAAATATAGATTGCTATATCATTGTAACACAGATTTTTGAGCACATATACAGCTAACTGTGATGCACATGTGTACGATGACTATAGCTTTTGCCCTTCTAGAGGGGATGATCTTTTTTATGCTGGAGTGACTCATGGATCAAGGATCACGTAAAAAAGGTAGCCAAGAAGTAACGAGATAAAGGAAAGATTGTGTGAACCCTGAGACTTGCGCTGACCCTATTTATGTGTTCCATCAAGTACATAAGAGATCAAAACATGCAAAATCAAAAGCTATTTATGTTTCCAATGGTTCAAGAAACAAAATATATACAGCATCCCAGGAAAAACTAATAGTTCTCTGATACAGGTCTAGAAGGAAAGAGCCTCAGGAGAAATGTAATCAGGGACCAAAGGCACAACAAACCAAGGATTTGGAAACTCACAATTGTGGCAACCAGGGCACCACTTCTGTCAAGCACTTCTGGAGATGCAGGAAGATCTTTCATTGCAAACATTAGCCGCTCAATGTAATGAGCAGCTTTAGTCAGCTGATAAAGTCTATACACCTAACAAATTAACACAAAGTCAGAATGCATACAACCTCTGTCTTTGTGGGTGCTACATGTGTTGTGTATGCATCTGGGCATGTGTACACATAGTTTGGTGAGAGAGGGAaggggggagagagggagagagaaagccCTAAATACCTCAAAAAGTACAGGGACCAGGGGCCAACATGATGACCCACTCTTGTCAAGACTCTTCTCGAAAACAAGTTGAGCAAGGCATCCAATGAGAAAAGGAGCTACTGCAATAAGGGATGGCAGACCAACTACAGGCCAAGTGATGTACACAGTGAATAGCGGGATAACCACCTTGAAACCCATTGTGAAGAAAGCAGAACTTAAGTATCCTCTAAGTCCTGTAATGAGACTCCATCTCTTTGGACTAAACTGTAGATATGGTCTTTGAACGCGATCAGTTACAAGCAGAAAGATCATAAGACCGATGTAAAACATAGCATCGAAGAACAAAGAAGTTGCGATTTCTGCAAAAGCAAAACAATATTAGGACAGCCATATGTGATTCGCAAAAATATTCCTATTTGGTGATGAAGGCAGTTCCCATGTATTTATTCTCTTCCCAATTCCACGAATTTCCAACTTGAGAAACTACACTAATCAAAAgactcttcttcaaattttccaggCATCAAATAAGCCTTGTCAAAGCATAATATTCACTTTTGTAATCATTGTATGTTGAAATTTGAACAGCAAATAGCGTTAATAGGCCAATCTAAAAATGAGAATCTGACACAATAAACCAAAGGGTAATGAAGActagtgaaaaagaaaatgtatatCGAGGCCGGCTTCTTTGTAGGACTTATTTTCTGCACGACTGTGAATCCACTTGATTTTCACCTCAGGCTTGGCAAGCAAgctttcttcattcttttttctatCAGACTCCAATTACAAGCCAAGCAGGCATAAGCAAGGGTGAATTTGCATTAAACGATACCTACGAGAGTCTCATCCTTCAAGAAAGCCTCGACTGCATTTCCAAGAAAGAACTGCGGAAGAATCAACGATGAAATCAAAGCGGCGGGAGCCAACAACCATAAAAACGACCCCTTGTCCTTCTCAAAAGGAGCAGATTCCAATTTCGCTTCTTCAACTAGCTGATGAGTCAACCCAGAGAATGACACGGAACCCGACTTTCCTCTGAAAGGTTCCACCCCACCGGCACGACAAACCAGCACACCCGCACCACGCCCTCTATTCGCGCACGGGATAGCTCCCCCCCTGCTCAAGCCATCCTTAAAAACCGCCCCCAATCGCGGCATCAAGGCTGATCATATAACTCTGATTAGAGCTTCCAATAGTCACCAACTCACCATTTGAAATTAGAGTTAAATACTAAACTTGAAAGAAACTTAGTTCTATGAACTCGCAACGCAGTGGCCTTAGCTCGACTAAACTAGAAAAAAACTACCACAAAAATgcaagacataaaaaaaatgccagcAAAAGGTAAACATACGAGTAGGTGTCTTCTCAACACAAGCTCTTCGGTCCTTCGACCTCATGTTGCCCCCGTAAATCTTGTGGAAAGCATTCCAGAGAATGACGTCAAAGAACAGTTCGAATAACCCAACCAGAGATGAATGATGTGCACGTATATACTCACAGAATGGCGACATGGAATACGGTGATCGAACAGTCTGGGCTGCTTCAGGGCAGAGATCCCCAGACAAACCGACTGCATTTCCATGGTCGAACGCCAGAAGAGGAGCTCGATCCCAGGGTTTTAGAGATAGTTCGAGACCGTCCGTTAGTTCAAACTCAGCTTAAACCCTAGGGACCTCGAGGGCCCAACCAAGTTTCGACACGTGGCGTGTTGGGTCTGCGTGCTAGTTCGGTGAAATGGGCCTGTGAAGGTCCGGTGGCCAACATGGGCTGTGCATTTCGGCCCAACAGGTTCGCAATATGTGAATTGAGCTCCCAAGGATCGGTTCAATTCTCTTTCTACATTGGAACAGAAATTCTGATGACTTCCGAGAATATTTTTCGGCCCAAGAAGTAGTTTGTAATACGAGAGAAGGAGAGATTCGCCCGAGCAAAAAGAATGAGATCGAGAGAGGCCAAGGGAACTGACGAACGCAAGGGGAGTGCTGGTGGCCCCCGCCCCCTTCTAGTTCCAAAAATTTCCTACATCTTATGGGGAAAATTTTTCAACGAAGAAAGCGTTCATATATGCTATTTTAGTGGAAGAATTGTGTCCACTAGTTAGCCGGAACTTTGGTCCGAATTTCAAAATCTTGGCCCGCCATAGTTAGCCGAGATTTTCTTGGATTCAACCTTGGAAATTGAAGCGTAAGGTCGAAAGATACAAAATAATCAATCagataaataattatttaaaggATCTTGCTAAAGAAAAGCGTCCCAAGACCGCTTGCCAATTAATCAAATGAGGAAACATCGCGATTTCTAGTATGTTCTGACTGTTCATGAGATTTGCACAGTCGATGCTTTGAAAATCGAATATCTCCTCGTCTAGCATATTTAACAAGTTCCCTAAGCGCACTCGTTAGCAACAATAGATTAATTACATTTTCACAGGCCAAGTCTTAATTTTTTCTACAAGATTTCATGTACAAGATGCAAAGTGTGGCGTGGGTAGAACCCCAAACCATCGAACCCACCCCTGCCAATTTGACATCTAATTTCCAACATGCAATCCATCCGACCATGCCGGTTTTATTTAATATCCATCATAGATTCCTTGTCGATGGAACCAAACGAGGCCCAGGATACATGTAAAGCTTTTAACCTTTTGCCTATAGAAATCTCACCTCGCCAAAGGGTGAAGATAGCCATGGAGAACGGAGTCATTGAACCAAGTATCTCGAGCTTCATCATTAGCTTTCTTTCAAATGAATCCATAAATTCTTACTTGTtagctttcttttttaatttttgggatAAGAAGCACGTCGAAAGtcgtaaaacttgtcacgaaagtacaattgagttataaaactttcagaaagtgcaattaagtcctaaaacttgtcaaattggtgcaattaagTTCTTCTGTTAACTCCATCTAATTTGACTAACGGAAAACGTTGACGTggccttttatttttctctctcctacatggcGCTAACGTGATTAAAACATGAAAGATAACgtcaaaacgacgtcattttggtccaaatttaattttttttaaatataaaattatttaattagattacaaataaacaaaatagaaaaaaaaaaaagtgaaggagCTCAATCGGGCCCTTGCCCTCTTTCtgccttcctcttttttttttttattttagtaattttaaatGTGGACCAAAATGACGTCCTGTTGGCCTTGTCCTTCACGTTTTAGTCATGTAAGcactagtctttttttttttttaaatcacgttagcattttttattaatcaagTTAAATTAAGTTAACAGGATGACTTAATTACATCAAttggacaagttttaggacttgattataagaaaaaaagttttataactcaattatactttcgtgataaattacAGGACTTTCAATGCGCTTATCCCGATctctttttatttcatattttaaattttcttcgcACCCACTTCGGGTTTTTCCCTCATGAGACGGAGGAAAGCGCATGTGCATGCCACTCTCGTCCGACAACAATGAAGTGCGTCCAAGCACTCTTGACATCCATCGATGATGCTTTTGAAATCAACTTCTGTTAGTGTCCACGTTGATGATCGTGCTTCTGACTCGGCGCAGCGCCAATTGCTCGTCAATTAAtctgatttgaaaaagaaacgTGTTGTCCCCGTTCCTCGTTCTGCATTTCTAGCACTACGAAAATTCGTGAATAAAGCCCGCGCTTCATGTCTCGAGGTGAGCGCGCAGGTGATTGTCCAGACGCTGGCGCAACCGCTCTATATGTGTAAGAGCCGTTATTGCATGATCGCAGCGCATTCGACTCCAAAATGACATGCGCGCTGAATCACGTACATCTGGTGCTCGCGTTCTTCGACGGTGCATGAGAGTTGGGCTCATGTACACCTGGTTTATGTAAGAATTTATTCGGGGAAAAAAAGTAGATaataaatatcataattttcgtACAACGGCGCTCACTAGAGTTtcgtgatatttttttttcccgatctaatgttattatattttttttttaccacttgAGTGCCGTATAACATTTTAAACGATTAAttgagtaccataattttttttaaatgtattaTGCAACGTAACAATTTCTATCGGCTTTTGTATATGTCCTTTTTATTTTAGGTtgataccacaaaaaatttcaacctGGTAATCTTGTGacatttatcacaaactatttttttaactaccaaaatttctaaattggtacacctttaataaatttaccccaaaatattacACCTGCGACAAATTTTCCCTCCGTTAATtgtcgttaaattttatcgtcaaatttcTGATTTGGATGATACGTGACAATTGCCGGATGCacactttaggatttttaccctctatttgtcacaagtatatcaatttagaatttttcgtggtattaatttaatttaacgaaaattaacggagggtaaatttatcgcatgtatgctagtttgagatttttggtggtcaacataattagtttagggtaaaatttatcacaaatgtaccattttgggatttttagtggtcgaaaaaatagtttatggtaaatttattacaagtgttatttgtggtcaaaaaatggtttgggataaatttatcacgtatataccagtttgagatttttcatagtattaaccgtTTATTTTAATATCCATTTGCATTTATTAATTGAGCAACTCGATCTTCATATTCATTTAATAATTGAATAAAGTAGGAAGTGGTTGTGATTGACAAAGGAAATGCAATAATTTCTTGTTAgggattttttaatattttaatggtGGACGATAAATGAAATTCTCCTGAGATATGTGATGTATGTCcatatttttacaatttccAAATTAAACGGTGCAACATAAGGCGAGCTTGAGATCTACTATAGCATACAAGGATGGATCGTTTATACTCGAATGTTCCAATATTAAGACACTGATAATATATTGGACGTGTCAATTAAGTGTTGGCTCAAAATCATGTGACAAAGTACACAATAGAAGTCCAATACCTCCTTCCAGTGGAAAGATCCGATTTCGGGCACGTTAAAACATCCATCTAACTTCATCAAAAAAGTTAAATTATTAAGTCATGAGCCATCTGTGTATGTTGATTATTTGGTCCTTTATAATTTATCTTATATGGGGCTTCGTTCCTCGACCCTCTCGCTTAGGTACCTAATATAGAAAATAGTATATGTAAATGAAGGAGCAAataggaaaatttttcaaaaaatcataaacatattgtatggttgccaattcagtcctaaaagttttcattgtgccaattttagtcataaacattttgacaatttatcggtttaatcttaaacttttcaattgtgccaattttagTCTTCAATCCTTTaacgatttgttaatttagtccttttggctaattttggcgACAATCGCAAACATGGTGATCTATTTAGTGACACGGTGTTGGCCATCTTATGAGACATAGACGGCGCTAACATTGACAATTTTTACAAACTTATTAATAttgtggtttttttctttttgacctttttatgtttttttttttctccaccgACCTCATCTCCCTCTTTAGCCATCATCCCCCAACCTGGGCGATGGCCGgtgaaagagaaggagaaaagaaagaagaagaagaagaagaaaagagtctATTTCAATGTCGGTCGTCGCACCGGTCATGGATGGTTGGCATCGACTAGATCATCATGTCAACTATTTCCTATCATAATTAACCGGAATAACTAAGTTAGCAAATCGTTAAAATATctataattaaattggcataaaaaaaatagttaggattgaattatctatataatgaatttatggttttttggataattttttcctaaaCAAAAGAGATAAGTCATCGGTCAAAATAGAGAAGAGCTTAAGGGCTTATTTCCTCTAATCTACCTCTTTCAAACTAggctcctttctttctttttggcccATTACCTTCAAGAACGAAACATGTAAACTTTCACGCATAATcatttaggctctgtttgtttcacaaaaaatatgttgttttcgaaaaatatttttttgaaaagtcatttttcaagaaaataacgaTATTTTTCGCTGTTTGGCTAATACttaaaaaagaattggaaaatgatttccgtcgtttgtcaaggaattgatttttcctaaaaaaaaatattaactaattcgattttttaataattatttatttttttgaataaaaatgtttttttatttttagttatttaattttttcctctcttttatttttccttctgcaATTTCACTCAAGCGGTCCGTGGCCTCAACAATAGCTGGCCACCGGCCAAAGGCCGGGCTCGGCCTTGGCTAGACCTCGTTGGAGGCCGACTAGCTCAGGTCAAGCGTTGTCGACCTCGAGCGAGACCGAGCTTCACCGGATCTCGCGAGGCAAGCCTCGCCCACTCGAGGCCgagccggatctagcgaggcaaCACCTCCCTCGAGGCCGACGACAACGACGCTCACCTCACCGGCCTAGGGCAATACCGAGGCTTGCGTCGCTAACCTCAAGCGAGGCCAAGGCTCTCCCGCCTTGCTCGCTCGGGGCCAAGTCCGGTCGAACCGGATCCCGCGAGCTTGGCCTCCCTTGAGGCCAAC from Rhodamnia argentea isolate NSW1041297 chromosome 2, ASM2092103v1, whole genome shotgun sequence encodes the following:
- the LOC115751651 gene encoding uncharacterized protein LOC115751651, producing MEMQSVCLGISALKQPRLFDHRIPCRHSIYGGNMRSKDRRACVEKTPTPLMPRLGAVFKDGLSRGGAIPCANRGRGAGVLVCRAGGVEPFRGKSGSVSFSGLTHQLVEEAKLESAPFEKDKGSFLWLLAPAALISSLILPQFFLGNAVEAFLKDETLVEIATSLFFDAMFYIGLMIFLLVTDRVQRPYLQFSPKRWSLITGLRGYLSSAFFTMGFKVVIPLFTVYITWPVVGLPSLIAVAPFLIGCLAQLVFEKSLDKSGSSCWPLVPVLFEVYRLYQLTKAAHYIERLMFAMKDLPASPEVLDRSGALVATIVSFQILGLLCLWSLITFLLRLFPSRPVSENY